AGGAGCTGCTTGCCAGGATAAGGGTTGCGCTGAAGAGACGCGGAACTGTGGAGGTTCACACTCACAGGATAGAGATCCGCGGGGTGTGTATGGACACTGACAGACATGAGGTTACAGTGGACGGAGAGAGTGTGGAGCTGACAAACAGGGAATTTGAGCTGCTGAGAACACTCATGGAAAACAAGGACATCGTGATGGACAGGGAAAAACTGCTCAGCGCAGTGTGCGGATACGATTATCTGGGAGAGACAAATATAATAGATGTGTATGTGAGATATCTGAGAACCAAGATAGATGACAGGTTTGGCGTAAAACTCATAACCACCGTAAGAGGTGTGGGATATGTTATCAGAGAATGACCAATATGAATACCGGGACGGATCAGATAGATATGTGACAAGCCGGATGCCGTGACAGAGCAGATAGATATGTGACAAGCCAGCGCCGCATGACACGGATACGCATAGATAGAGAGAAAATACATGGGAAAGAAAACTAACGAAAACAAAAGAATGTCGTCGATAGCCAGAAGGATCAATATGAGTTTCTGGCTCAAAGAGGTGGGCAATGTGATACTTATTGATATCGTCATTGCCTTTCTTATTGTTGGGGCATTTGCCTGGTGGGGAAGAGAGCAGCTTCCGCAGGACGTAGGAGGAATGAAATATTATATTGATAAGAATGAAGACGGCGGGGGCTATGAATATATCATAGAGGGGTCTGACAAGAAGAAGTACAGGTATGATGTGAAAATCTTGTGGGATATCATAGAGATCCCTGGAATCATATTGCTGGGCATGGAAATTATAGTTCTGTTTCTAGCTTTGTTCAGAACGGCGGATGTCAGAAGACGTCTGAAGCCTCTGAATGATCTGGCTGTAAAGGCGGAGAAACTCAGCAAAGAACCAATGGATCACAACAAAATAGATGATCTGGAGAAAGCGATATCGCATTTGTCCGCGGATGATGACGAGCAGGTAATACACACTGGAGATAAGGACCTTCAGAGTATAGAAATTGCGCTTAATAATTTGCTGAAAAACATGAAAGAGAATGAAAAACGACAGATGAGG
This sequence is a window from Coprococcus eutactus. Protein-coding genes within it:
- a CDS encoding response regulator transcription factor, producing the protein MAQKILIVEDEEKIARFVELELVHEGYEVEKAFDGRTGLDKALTGDFDLVVLDVMLPGLNGLEVLRRIRKESVVPVIMLTARDAVMDKVSGLDAGADDYLTKPFAIEELLARIRVALKRRGTVEVHTHRIEIRGVCMDTDRHEVTVDGESVELTNREFELLRTLMENKDIVMDREKLLSAVCGYDYLGETNIIDVYVRYLRTKIDDRFGVKLITTVRGVGYVIRE